From a region of the Mercurialis annua linkage group LG1-X, ddMerAnnu1.2, whole genome shotgun sequence genome:
- the LOC126662499 gene encoding bZIP transcription factor 16-like isoform X2 has translation MGSSEIDKTPKEKEAKTPPPAATTAQEQPSTTSTATVNPDWTGFQTYSHIPPHGFLASSPQAHPYMWGVQHIMPPYGTPPHPYVAMYPHGGIYAHPSIPPGSYPFSPFAMPSPNGIAEASGYTPGHAETDGKPSDVKEKLPIKRSKGSLGSLNMITGKINEPGKTSGASANGAYSKSAESTSEGTSEGSDANSQNDSQMKSGGRQDSLEDASQNGGSAHGPQNGGQGIPNTIMNQTMAIVPIPATGAPGALPGPTTNLNIGMEYWGTPTSSTIPSIRGKVPPSQVAGGMVSTGSRDAVQSQLWLQDERELKRQRRKQSNRESARRSRLRKQAECDELALRADALKEENVNLRSEVNRIKNEYEQLLAENASLKEKLGEIPEQDSRNDQHLSDDTRKKTEQTEIVQGGQ, from the exons ATGGGAAGCAGTGAGATTGATAAAACACCTAAAGAGAAAGAGGCTAAGACCCCACCTCCTGCTGCTACCACCGCGCAG GAGCAACCTTCAACCACCAGCACTGCAACTGTAAATCCTGACTGGACAGGATTTCAG ACATATTCTCATATACCTCCGCATGGATTCTTGGCTTCGAGCCCTCAAGCTCACCCATATATGTGGGGGGTTCAG CATATTATGCCTCCCTATGGTACCCCTCCGCATCCATATGTTGCCATGTATCCCCATGGTGGTATATACGCTCATCCATCTATTCCTCCG GGATCTTATCCCTTTAGTCCCTTTGCAATGCCTTCTCCAAATGGTATCGCTGAGGCATCT GGATATACTCCTGGTCATGCAGAGACAGATGGGAAGCCATCCGATGTGAAGGAAAAATTGCCCATTAAAAGATCCAAAGGGAGTTTGGGCAGTTTAAACATGATTACGGGGAAGATTAATGAGCCTGGTAAAACATCTGGAGCATCTGCCAATGGAGCTTATTCTAAAag TGCCGAGAGTACAAGTGAAGGCACAAGTGAAGGAAGTGATGCAAATTCTCAGAAT GACTCGCAAATGAAGTCAGGTGGACGGCAAGATTCATTAGAAG ATGCATCTCAGAATGGTGGTTCTGCACATGGTCCTCAGAATGGAGGGCAGGGTATACCTAACACAATCATGAACCAGACTATGGCAATTGTGCCAATACCTGCTACCGGTGCCCCAGGAGCGCTACCTGGTCCAACAACAAACTTAAATATTGGAATGGAATACTGGGGAACCCCGACTTCATCTACTATCCCTTCAATCCGAGGAAAGGTTCCTCCTAGCCAAGTTGCAGGAGGGATGGTCTCTACTGGATCACGGGATGCTGTTCAATCACAGCTTTGGCTTCAG GATGAAAGAGAGCTAAAGAGACAAAGGAGAAAGCAATCAAACAGAGAATCCGCTCGCCGTTCTAGGTTGCGTAAACAG GCTGAATGTGATGAGCTGGCCCTGCGAGCCGATGctttaaaagaagaaaatgtCAATTTGAGATCAGAAGTAAACCGGATAAAAAATGAATATGAGCAACTTCTTGCAGAGAATGCATCTCTcaag GAGAAACTTGGGGAAATTCCCGAGCAAGATAGCAGGAATGACCAACATTTGAGCGATGACACCCGAAAGAAGACCGAACAAACAGAGATTGTACAAGGTGGTCAGTAG
- the LOC126662499 gene encoding bZIP transcription factor 16-like isoform X3 has protein sequence MWGVQHIMPPYGTPPHPYVAMYPHGGIYAHPSIPPGSYPFSPFAMPSPNGIAEASGYTPGHAETDGKPSDVKEKLPIKRSKGSLGSLNMITGKINEPGKTSGASANGAYSKSAESTSEGTSEGSDANSQNDSQMKSGGRQDSLEADASQNGGSAHGPQNGGQGIPNTIMNQTMAIVPIPATGAPGALPGPTTNLNIGMEYWGTPTSSTIPSIRGKVPPSQVAGGMVSTGSRDAVQSQLWLQDERELKRQRRKQSNRESARRSRLRKQAECDELALRADALKEENVNLRSEVNRIKNEYEQLLAENASLKEKLGEIPEQDSRNDQHLSDDTRKKTEQTEIVQGGQ, from the exons ATGTGGGGGGTTCAG CATATTATGCCTCCCTATGGTACCCCTCCGCATCCATATGTTGCCATGTATCCCCATGGTGGTATATACGCTCATCCATCTATTCCTCCG GGATCTTATCCCTTTAGTCCCTTTGCAATGCCTTCTCCAAATGGTATCGCTGAGGCATCT GGATATACTCCTGGTCATGCAGAGACAGATGGGAAGCCATCCGATGTGAAGGAAAAATTGCCCATTAAAAGATCCAAAGGGAGTTTGGGCAGTTTAAACATGATTACGGGGAAGATTAATGAGCCTGGTAAAACATCTGGAGCATCTGCCAATGGAGCTTATTCTAAAag TGCCGAGAGTACAAGTGAAGGCACAAGTGAAGGAAGTGATGCAAATTCTCAGAAT GACTCGCAAATGAAGTCAGGTGGACGGCAAGATTCATTAGAAG CAGATGCATCTCAGAATGGTGGTTCTGCACATGGTCCTCAGAATGGAGGGCAGGGTATACCTAACACAATCATGAACCAGACTATGGCAATTGTGCCAATACCTGCTACCGGTGCCCCAGGAGCGCTACCTGGTCCAACAACAAACTTAAATATTGGAATGGAATACTGGGGAACCCCGACTTCATCTACTATCCCTTCAATCCGAGGAAAGGTTCCTCCTAGCCAAGTTGCAGGAGGGATGGTCTCTACTGGATCACGGGATGCTGTTCAATCACAGCTTTGGCTTCAG GATGAAAGAGAGCTAAAGAGACAAAGGAGAAAGCAATCAAACAGAGAATCCGCTCGCCGTTCTAGGTTGCGTAAACAG GCTGAATGTGATGAGCTGGCCCTGCGAGCCGATGctttaaaagaagaaaatgtCAATTTGAGATCAGAAGTAAACCGGATAAAAAATGAATATGAGCAACTTCTTGCAGAGAATGCATCTCTcaag GAGAAACTTGGGGAAATTCCCGAGCAAGATAGCAGGAATGACCAACATTTGAGCGATGACACCCGAAAGAAGACCGAACAAACAGAGATTGTACAAGGTGGTCAGTAG
- the LOC126662499 gene encoding bZIP transcription factor 16-like isoform X1: MGSSEIDKTPKEKEAKTPPPAATTAQEQPSTTSTATVNPDWTGFQTYSHIPPHGFLASSPQAHPYMWGVQHIMPPYGTPPHPYVAMYPHGGIYAHPSIPPGSYPFSPFAMPSPNGIAEASGYTPGHAETDGKPSDVKEKLPIKRSKGSLGSLNMITGKINEPGKTSGASANGAYSKSAESTSEGTSEGSDANSQNDSQMKSGGRQDSLEADASQNGGSAHGPQNGGQGIPNTIMNQTMAIVPIPATGAPGALPGPTTNLNIGMEYWGTPTSSTIPSIRGKVPPSQVAGGMVSTGSRDAVQSQLWLQDERELKRQRRKQSNRESARRSRLRKQAECDELALRADALKEENVNLRSEVNRIKNEYEQLLAENASLKEKLGEIPEQDSRNDQHLSDDTRKKTEQTEIVQGGQ; encoded by the exons ATGGGAAGCAGTGAGATTGATAAAACACCTAAAGAGAAAGAGGCTAAGACCCCACCTCCTGCTGCTACCACCGCGCAG GAGCAACCTTCAACCACCAGCACTGCAACTGTAAATCCTGACTGGACAGGATTTCAG ACATATTCTCATATACCTCCGCATGGATTCTTGGCTTCGAGCCCTCAAGCTCACCCATATATGTGGGGGGTTCAG CATATTATGCCTCCCTATGGTACCCCTCCGCATCCATATGTTGCCATGTATCCCCATGGTGGTATATACGCTCATCCATCTATTCCTCCG GGATCTTATCCCTTTAGTCCCTTTGCAATGCCTTCTCCAAATGGTATCGCTGAGGCATCT GGATATACTCCTGGTCATGCAGAGACAGATGGGAAGCCATCCGATGTGAAGGAAAAATTGCCCATTAAAAGATCCAAAGGGAGTTTGGGCAGTTTAAACATGATTACGGGGAAGATTAATGAGCCTGGTAAAACATCTGGAGCATCTGCCAATGGAGCTTATTCTAAAag TGCCGAGAGTACAAGTGAAGGCACAAGTGAAGGAAGTGATGCAAATTCTCAGAAT GACTCGCAAATGAAGTCAGGTGGACGGCAAGATTCATTAGAAG CAGATGCATCTCAGAATGGTGGTTCTGCACATGGTCCTCAGAATGGAGGGCAGGGTATACCTAACACAATCATGAACCAGACTATGGCAATTGTGCCAATACCTGCTACCGGTGCCCCAGGAGCGCTACCTGGTCCAACAACAAACTTAAATATTGGAATGGAATACTGGGGAACCCCGACTTCATCTACTATCCCTTCAATCCGAGGAAAGGTTCCTCCTAGCCAAGTTGCAGGAGGGATGGTCTCTACTGGATCACGGGATGCTGTTCAATCACAGCTTTGGCTTCAG GATGAAAGAGAGCTAAAGAGACAAAGGAGAAAGCAATCAAACAGAGAATCCGCTCGCCGTTCTAGGTTGCGTAAACAG GCTGAATGTGATGAGCTGGCCCTGCGAGCCGATGctttaaaagaagaaaatgtCAATTTGAGATCAGAAGTAAACCGGATAAAAAATGAATATGAGCAACTTCTTGCAGAGAATGCATCTCTcaag GAGAAACTTGGGGAAATTCCCGAGCAAGATAGCAGGAATGACCAACATTTGAGCGATGACACCCGAAAGAAGACCGAACAAACAGAGATTGTACAAGGTGGTCAGTAG